In Trichomycterus rosablanca isolate fTriRos1 chromosome 4, fTriRos1.hap1, whole genome shotgun sequence, one DNA window encodes the following:
- the LOC134311892 gene encoding immunoglobulin superfamily member 3-like, which yields MGFVTSVSVIQSKKLQTFVPGQTVTLSCNISEFNGNHFYWFKQSLGEGPTCIVNHFAGSQSEFYGHFKIDKRFKTEKNGNLFTLIIFNTMSNDTGMYYCAVRDYDGIVFGNGVFLTYKDLKHQHYIKEVVSQDQPQDNLKWKELLHPGNNVTLQCAVVSESCAGEHSVFWIRQGSGESHPGIIYTDGDSSDQCKNRSDAGSSTQSCIYNLPKRNLGTSDAGTYYCAVATCGEILFGNSSTLEFTGP from the exons ATGG gttttgttACTAGTGTCTCTGTGATTCAATCTAAAAAGCTACAGACGTTTGTACCAGGTCAGACAGTTACTTTATCTTGCAACATTTCTGAATTTAATGGAAATCACTTTTACTGGTTCAAACAGTCTCTTGGAGAAGGACCAACTTGTATTGTTAATCATTTTGCTGGCTCTCAATCCGAATTTTATGGGCATTTTAAAATTGataaaagatttaaaactgAAAAGAATGGTAATCTATTTACTTTAATAATTTTCAACACAATGTCAAATGACACTGGAATGTATTACTGTGCTGTTCGAGATTATGATGgcattgtttttggaaatggagTATTTCTCACTTACAAAG ATTTAAAACATCAGCATTACATTAAAGAAGTTGTATCTCAGGACCAGCCACAGGACAATCTGAAATGGAAAGAGCTTCTTCATCCAGGAAACAATGTGACTCTGCAGTGTGCAGTAGTTTCTGAGAGCTGTGCAGGAGAACACAGTGTGTTCTGGATCAGACAGGGTTCAGGAGAATCTCATCCAGGAATCATTTACACTGATGGAGACAGCAGTGATCAGTGTAAGAACAGATCTGATGCTGGATCTTCTACACAGAGCTGTATATACAATCTCCCCAAGAGGAACCTCGGCACCTCTGATGCTGGAACTTATTACTGTGCTGTAGCTACTTGTGGAGAGATCCTGTTTGGTAACAGCAGTACACTTGAATTTACAG